TGCGGAACAGGTCCACGGCATCGTCGGCCACCAGGCCGTTGCCACGCGAGATCAGCTCCAGACCCAGCTCGCTCTTGCCCAGACCCGATTCGCCGGTGATCATCACGCCCAGACCCAGAATGTCCATGAACACGCCGTGCATGGTGGTGCGGTCGGCGAAGTGCTTGGACAGGTAAGCGCGCAGCACGTCGATGACAAACGCCGACGACTCGTGCGTGGAGAACATCGGGATTTGCGCGCGCTCACACATCGACACCAGCGCATCGGGTGCGGTCTGGTTGTCGGCCAGCACCAGCACCGGTGGTTCCAGCGTCACGATGCGGGCAATGCGGCGCTTGCAATCGTCGGGGGATGCGTTGCTCAAGTACGCAATCTCGCGCTCGCCCAGGATCTGGACCCGGTAGGGGTGGATGTAGTTGAGGTAGCCGACCAGGTCGGCGCCGGAACGCGCGGAACGCACTGCCACTTCATCGAAGCGGCGCTCGGAGGCCCCCAGGCCCGCCACCCACTCCCACTTCAGCAGGCCACGAAATTCTTCGAAAAGGACGTCGGCACTGACAACATTGGGCTTCACGGCGGTTCAGTCAGTGCAAAGGCGGCGTGGGGAATGTGTGTGCCAGGGCTCAGGCAGCCTGCGTGGACTGCCAGCCTGCAATCATGCCGTGCAGTTCCGTGGCGTCGGTGCAGGCCTTGAGCTTCTCGCGCAAGGCCGAGTCACTGAGCAGCTCGGCGATTTCGGACAGGATTTCCAGGTGCTTCTGGGTGGCCGCCTCGGGCACCAGCAGAAAGATCAGCAGGCCCACCGGCAGCTCGTCCGGCGCATCGAATCCGATGGGGTTGAGCAGCTGGAACACAGCCGCCATCGGCGCCTTGAGGCCCTTGATGCGTCCGTGGGGAATGGCCACGCCATGGCCGAGCCCAGTGGAGCCCAGGCGTTCACGGGCAAACAGACTGTCGGTGATCAGCGCCCGGGAGAGGCCGTGCTGGCTCTCGAACAGCAGACCCGCTTCTTCAAAAGCACGCTTCTTGCTGGTGGCGTCCACGCTCACAAGCACTTGAGCGGAGGGCAGGATGGAGGCGAGTCGGTTCATGGTCAAGGGTAACAATTATGCACATATTGGCGAAAAC
Above is a window of Acidovorax sp. KKS102 DNA encoding:
- a CDS encoding PTS sugar transporter subunit IIA — protein: MNRLASILPSAQVLVSVDATSKKRAFEEAGLLFESQHGLSRALITDSLFARERLGSTGLGHGVAIPHGRIKGLKAPMAAVFQLLNPIGFDAPDELPVGLLIFLLVPEAATQKHLEILSEIAELLSDSALREKLKACTDATELHGMIAGWQSTQAA
- the hprK gene encoding HPr(Ser) kinase/phosphatase, with translation MKPNVVSADVLFEEFRGLLKWEWVAGLGASERRFDEVAVRSARSGADLVGYLNYIHPYRVQILGEREIAYLSNASPDDCKRRIARIVTLEPPVLVLADNQTAPDALVSMCERAQIPMFSTHESSAFVIDVLRAYLSKHFADRTTMHGVFMDILGLGVMITGESGLGKSELGLELISRGNGLVADDAVDLFRINQTTIEGKCPELLQNLLEVRGIGLLDIRAIFGETAVRRKMRLKLIVHLVRKETLERDYERLPYEPLTQDVLGVPVLKVVIQVVAGRNIAVLVEAAVRNTILQLRGIDTYQEFVERHRRAMERDTGG